One genomic window of Azospirillum sp. TSH58 includes the following:
- a CDS encoding phage head closure protein: MTGRKTGAGDLDQRIAIQRPDVVEDEGGGRSQGWTDFAWVWADAWPVGGQERAAAQQVEAATMVRFKIRRLFGLDTTMRVIWQGKAHNIRAIADAGRREPFLTIDAETGVAQ, from the coding sequence ATGACCGGACGCAAGACCGGCGCGGGGGACCTGGATCAGCGCATCGCGATTCAGCGTCCGGACGTGGTCGAGGACGAGGGCGGCGGACGGTCGCAGGGGTGGACCGACTTCGCGTGGGTGTGGGCCGACGCTTGGCCGGTCGGCGGGCAGGAACGCGCCGCCGCCCAGCAGGTCGAAGCCGCCACCATGGTCCGATTCAAGATTCGCCGTCTCTTCGGTCTCGACACCACCATGCGCGTGATCTGGCAGGGCAAGGCCCACAACATCCGGGCCATCGCCGATGCTGGGCGGCGCGAACCCTTCCTGACCATCGACGCCGAAACGGGAGTGGCGCAATGA
- a CDS encoding HK97-gp10 family putative phage morphogenesis protein, with product MSRSTVRGGNRLRRKLRRLPAVITAAVTDVIAKAAAEVHAEASRNMPVPGSHPYATGELQRKFRLFVSKDGLQARVGSWGKRRSRHIHLVEFGTAPHDIPMPDGGVIHHPGAPAQPFLLPAWQKARARFRVELRQAVGRALARESGGDAS from the coding sequence ATGAGCCGGTCGACCGTGCGCGGGGGTAACCGGCTGCGGCGCAAGCTGCGGCGCCTGCCCGCGGTCATCACCGCCGCCGTCACCGACGTGATCGCCAAGGCGGCGGCGGAGGTCCACGCGGAAGCATCCCGGAACATGCCGGTCCCTGGCTCGCATCCCTATGCGACGGGTGAACTTCAGCGGAAGTTCCGCCTGTTCGTGTCGAAGGACGGCTTGCAGGCCCGCGTCGGGAGCTGGGGCAAGCGCCGGTCGCGGCACATCCACCTTGTCGAGTTCGGGACCGCCCCGCACGACATCCCCATGCCGGACGGTGGCGTGATCCACCACCCCGGCGCCCCGGCACAGCCCTTCCTGCTGCCGGCGTGGCAGAAGGCCCGCGCCCGCTTCCGCGTCGAACTGCGGCAGGCGGTCGGCAGGGCGCTCGCCAGAGAATCCGGAGGTGATGCGTCATGA
- a CDS encoding head-tail connector protein, with protein MMMLSALTQVSRPVGELVPLDRVKAHLRVDGPDEDGLIGGYLLAAVGLAENHTRRCFLPRPMLLSVFGHLPATGIDLPTAPVQAVGSVVYEAADGEETVIPAASYRSILDGDMALVLPVSRWEWPEASRVGRVKVAFTAGYASADDVPGDIIAAVLLLVGHLYANREGVIVGTIASDLPLGVSALLAPHVFKG; from the coding sequence ATGATGATGTTGTCCGCACTGACGCAGGTGTCGCGCCCGGTCGGCGAGCTGGTGCCGCTCGACCGGGTCAAGGCCCACCTGCGCGTCGATGGACCCGACGAAGACGGTCTGATCGGGGGCTATCTGCTGGCGGCGGTCGGGCTGGCCGAGAACCACACGCGGCGGTGCTTCCTGCCGCGCCCCATGCTGCTGTCGGTCTTCGGCCACCTGCCGGCGACCGGCATCGACCTGCCCACCGCGCCCGTGCAGGCGGTGGGCAGCGTCGTTTACGAGGCGGCGGACGGTGAAGAGACGGTGATCCCTGCGGCGTCCTATCGCTCCATCCTGGATGGCGACATGGCGCTGGTGCTCCCGGTGTCCCGCTGGGAGTGGCCGGAAGCCAGCCGGGTGGGGCGGGTGAAGGTGGCCTTCACCGCCGGCTATGCATCGGCGGACGATGTGCCGGGCGACATCATCGCGGCGGTGCTGCTGCTCGTCGGCCATCTCTACGCGAACCGCGAAGGAGTAATCGTCGGAACCATCGCTTCCGATCTTCCGCTGGGCGTGTCGGCCCTGCTGGCGCCGCATGTGTTCAAGGGCTGA
- a CDS encoding DUF3168 domain-containing protein encodes MTAVAASWPLQVAVFAALRAAVQPVPVYDGVPADAAFPYVVVGDDSSVDWPVALDADGEDIDVTIHLWSRYDGHKEVKELMGKVRAALHNRALPLSAGLSLVSFRCTSERSFTEPDGKTRHGVIRFRALIASDPD; translated from the coding sequence ATGACGGCTGTTGCCGCCTCCTGGCCGCTGCAAGTGGCTGTCTTCGCGGCCCTGCGGGCTGCGGTCCAGCCGGTGCCCGTCTATGACGGAGTGCCCGCCGACGCCGCGTTTCCGTACGTGGTCGTTGGTGATGACAGCTCTGTGGATTGGCCCGTCGCCCTGGACGCGGACGGCGAAGACATCGACGTGACGATCCACCTCTGGAGCCGCTACGACGGCCACAAAGAGGTGAAGGAACTGATGGGCAAGGTGCGGGCGGCCCTGCACAACCGCGCCCTGCCGCTAAGCGCGGGCCTCTCCCTGGTCTCGTTCCGCTGCACGTCGGAACGGTCGTTCACCGAGCCGGACGGGAAGACCCGTCACGGCGTCATCCGATTCCGGGCGCTGATCGCCAGCGACCCGGACTGA
- a CDS encoding phage major capsid protein — protein sequence MPNIKELRQAVSDLKAEGRQKLSAYNALAAKAGRTEAEEAELKKLNADIDALEAKVSEAQAAVEAEEQRLDRERSFAPLPGATSSGTPQPSPAGSYGSTEPDPARTNGFADLADFALAVRAATPGGGNVVVDPRLLGPSASDPANVMRASGSDEGFQVPPAYRDSIWDMVFELDDIPSLVDSEPTSAREVKMLADESTPWGAGGIQVRWRSEGKKMEESKAPPPAPRSVPLEPLYAFVLADEDLLEDAPRLANRLTTKAALAISWKMGDTVIYGDGVQKPLGWMKSPAKITVDKKSGQAAKTITVDNVLDMYTRFLVQPNDTPFWMANRDIVPQLVTLRIGDTLMWTPPVAGLKEAPGGFLLGMPIRWSEHAETLGTEGDLQLVSPKGYYLAKRASGIRMDTSIHLYFDYGIQAFRWTFRVGGQPYLSKPVQPAKGTTSKSHFVTLQTRG from the coding sequence ATGCCCAACATCAAGGAACTGCGACAGGCCGTTTCGGACCTCAAGGCCGAAGGCCGGCAGAAGCTGTCCGCCTACAACGCCTTGGCGGCCAAGGCCGGACGCACGGAGGCCGAAGAGGCGGAGCTGAAGAAGCTGAACGCCGACATCGACGCGCTGGAAGCCAAGGTGTCGGAGGCGCAGGCCGCTGTCGAGGCCGAGGAACAGCGGCTCGACCGCGAGCGGTCCTTCGCCCCGCTGCCCGGCGCCACCAGCTCCGGCACGCCGCAGCCGAGCCCCGCCGGCAGTTACGGCAGCACGGAGCCGGACCCGGCCCGGACCAACGGCTTCGCCGATCTGGCCGACTTCGCCCTGGCCGTCCGCGCCGCGACGCCGGGCGGCGGCAACGTCGTGGTCGATCCCCGCCTGCTCGGGCCGTCCGCGTCGGACCCGGCCAACGTCATGCGGGCGTCCGGCAGCGACGAAGGGTTCCAGGTCCCCCCGGCCTACCGCGACAGCATTTGGGACATGGTCTTCGAGCTGGACGACATTCCGTCGCTGGTGGATTCCGAACCGACCTCCGCCCGTGAGGTGAAGATGCTGGCCGACGAATCCACGCCCTGGGGCGCGGGCGGCATCCAGGTCCGCTGGCGGTCGGAAGGCAAGAAGATGGAGGAGAGCAAGGCGCCGCCGCCGGCCCCCCGTTCCGTCCCGCTGGAGCCGCTGTATGCCTTCGTCCTGGCCGACGAAGACCTGCTGGAGGACGCGCCGCGCCTCGCCAACCGGCTGACCACCAAGGCCGCGCTCGCCATCTCCTGGAAGATGGGCGACACGGTGATCTATGGCGACGGCGTGCAGAAGCCGCTGGGCTGGATGAAGAGCCCGGCCAAGATCACCGTTGATAAAAAGTCGGGGCAGGCCGCCAAGACCATCACGGTGGACAACGTGCTGGACATGTACACCCGCTTTCTGGTGCAGCCGAACGACACGCCGTTCTGGATGGCGAACCGGGACATCGTGCCCCAGCTCGTCACGCTTCGCATCGGCGACACCCTGATGTGGACGCCCCCGGTGGCCGGTCTGAAGGAGGCGCCCGGCGGCTTTCTGCTCGGCATGCCGATCCGCTGGAGCGAACACGCGGAGACGCTGGGCACCGAAGGTGACCTTCAGCTCGTCTCGCCCAAGGGCTACTACCTCGCCAAGCGGGCCAGCGGCATCCGCATGGATACCTCCATCCATCTGTACTTCGACTACGGCATCCAGGCGTTCCGCTGGACCTTCCGCGTCGGTGGGCAGCCCTACCTGTCCAAGCCGGTGCAGCCCGCCAAGGGCACCACGTCGAAGTCGCACTTCGTCACCCTCCAGACCCGCGGGTAA
- a CDS encoding tape measure protein gives MEQEGLFVDLRADSAPMERGFKRASDAADQMTRVIESRTRRIDDVCSRLNTTAVSALRSVASQIAGIGGLVAGGALTVDRIIRQADAWKQTGNQLALVTQGTAELRGAQDALFATAQKSRQAYGSVVDLYTRGAKAASELGASQDQLRRFAEGAALATSLGGKSAQEQAGAIQQLGQLLNSVRVQAEEYNSVLDGAPRIAQAVADGLEAAGGSVGRLKRLIDDGKVSNREFFAAFLSQVPKIEAEFSKLTPTMAEAGTVFDNALGRLIGRSDESVGATTMMARAIIDFSADLDHAASVAVMAGGALATVLVARGLGPMLPALVQGTAAFANLAGQIVGAEAAILRGADAVTAYSSVMPGAARSSQMMAVETLSMARAEQAAAAARVQGLETARAEAAQLAAAATAQRAEAAARYEMAQGIVTATGRRQVAAKALSEQNTATAAMIAHTRQLRAVEGELAVATAAKTAADERAALATVAHDVAMQKASLSARVSAAAMATLNGALDLVGGPVGAAILGLAGAIAFVATRSTEAERATEAFTAAQEAARNAMQESSTDVDALARGYERLSDSMKTVTGLKLEEALQKQRDAIAALRRAAQQDVVVSGASPFAIVEGNHGSDNLTEVRAFERMGLAAQQVDRLRAAFEAFRTAAKDDPQAIASLVQTLDSIGREAGAAGGPLLDLARKLADPATKAGEAAQAAKELEARLALLKNPADAAARAVLDAGRNAASASTGFNQMAGAVDAAVSKVADLSAKAKLLALPAGFARRVAEIVGPEPEVKTPVVTGLQDRRTNSSDTAYQQHQTATAVVGIGLARTSTAELKERTAEEQRRATANRLLAGALTDTAKAEAQNRVELSKAALEYPGLGAETAKTILTTKDFGATLATLPPELQALWTQMGASSTAQLSGEFAQLVAQTNLETASTIRLADAYGQGAAAVEAANRQIEIETRLLKLGEGARGQVTAMVNAEADARQRLDMAKWVAETDAQMAAARRLADAEAKGGEAVAEANIQNKIAEDLARQRIGTGTKEAGVIEAKIRALEGENRARRAAAELRSADDDLSYARAELALMGQTEQARDRALVSLRNQQQAARLAGEIGVEAAQRWLATQEQIADTHALKAYADAVRQTADTIATDWAETLFDAMTLQDKSTSILDAIKALLRRIALEFLKTRIVLPVVTQVVGSASGLFGISAPATGAGTSGLLGQAGNAGMNWASGKALSWAGDQIGVGSLYNGALNWAGGALGLGTSSAAVTGAADLTAVAAGDAVMAAWGGGGTTAAMEGAGAAAQTMAVGAGDAAMASGGGLTSAGSALGGYLGAAGAGAAGGYLGGLLGTATNSKAVGGVSGAALGAGASALAAYMGLGAMGGPVGLAIGAVVGGIMGMLGTQKASVGPNSRANLTLDGGVWKTGDAAADNGGDLAKTRGVTDAIAASLNALMSAVGIKNATLMENVAAISLMEKDGRFTTEMRGKKKDFSDQASALTSLFSDVLQMVMEDGATEFANKDNKVIAENVRAALNASIGKPVEEVISNLTFAATDFAHAYDSVGKAAGDQFSEQLTTLSVGFQEARDRAAKLGLTTTGMSDSFEKATNRMIDAASRALKGLPVDAINAAMESWRKNAVALMGAGLDPAPAMRLLGQQLESILVSAGAGIDGLQKLIETAAILRDMGEDTGALWATTRAEQVRAAVNQDLSMRELAAKVALGQASQAAYDMAELEIRQRQELADVTDAAVRARLIEVQATEKAAAVAKAAAQATAELTAKQQALISAGGDTRKWLDQRAGTASTSVSPEEALQAAQAQFARDLSLARGGDADASRRITDTADRLLAATDAVHASGAEYQAMERWVTSSIAGLPATVSYDQQILAALRELGGSVNVQVELTTVRTITESLNALSEEERNRLTQTAVILRTVEERLGQLLSPADLARLVDAELVTRDVQQVLGRDLSSVERDALVAGGAVIRSVEQAIGRALTAAEVATLIQGGTVDRTIVQAMGRTLTTAETAALVQSGEVIRSISQFLGRDLSFSEADALVVGGAVVRTVGQYLGRDLTVEERAGLVAAARVIRTVEQQLGRPLTDAEQAAIILPASVTRTIGQTVTPATGSTLITSGTETKTVKQSVETTETVQISRSMDDKLSGILTAIKVATEASSKLLESVRSLVERAVDGDGLMVRTRPTSDPRSWVAFEQGGVIPGYAGGGTVANGVRGKDSVLARYPDGRPIWLAGGEFVTPEPAVTPETYPVLEYIRQHHALPPPASGYEAGGIVAPPRGFADLDSRVPVPRRLIEAPAAVAARLDVQPVVGAINALTVVVGRLREDVVDLGRADHEQRAALSGAVDRRLVAMADVLDTVARRVGGR, from the coding sequence ATGGAACAGGAAGGTCTGTTCGTAGACCTGCGCGCCGATTCCGCGCCGATGGAGCGCGGGTTCAAGCGCGCCTCCGATGCTGCGGATCAGATGACGAGGGTCATCGAATCCCGGACGCGGCGAATCGATGACGTGTGCAGCCGGTTGAACACCACTGCGGTGTCGGCCCTGCGGTCGGTGGCCTCGCAGATCGCCGGCATCGGCGGTCTGGTGGCCGGCGGCGCCCTGACCGTTGATCGGATCATTCGGCAGGCCGACGCCTGGAAGCAGACGGGCAATCAGCTTGCGCTGGTCACGCAGGGCACGGCGGAGCTGCGCGGCGCGCAGGATGCCCTGTTCGCCACGGCGCAGAAGAGCCGGCAAGCCTATGGCTCCGTGGTCGATCTTTACACGCGCGGGGCCAAGGCCGCGTCGGAGCTGGGGGCCAGTCAGGATCAACTGCGCCGCTTCGCCGAAGGTGCGGCGCTCGCCACCTCCCTTGGTGGGAAGAGCGCGCAGGAACAGGCGGGGGCCATCCAGCAGCTCGGGCAACTGCTCAACTCCGTCCGTGTGCAGGCGGAGGAATACAATTCCGTCTTGGACGGGGCGCCCCGGATCGCGCAGGCGGTCGCCGATGGGTTGGAGGCGGCGGGCGGCAGCGTCGGACGGCTGAAGCGGCTGATCGATGACGGCAAGGTCAGCAACCGCGAATTCTTCGCAGCCTTCCTGTCGCAGGTGCCGAAGATCGAGGCGGAGTTCTCCAAGCTCACGCCGACCATGGCGGAGGCCGGGACGGTCTTCGACAACGCCCTTGGCCGGCTGATCGGTCGTTCCGACGAATCGGTTGGGGCAACCACGATGATGGCCCGCGCCATCATCGACTTTTCCGCCGACCTGGACCACGCCGCGTCGGTCGCCGTCATGGCCGGCGGCGCGCTCGCGACCGTGCTTGTCGCGCGTGGCCTTGGTCCCATGCTGCCGGCCTTGGTGCAGGGCACGGCGGCCTTTGCAAACCTCGCCGGGCAGATCGTCGGGGCGGAAGCGGCGATCCTGCGCGGCGCCGACGCGGTGACCGCTTATTCCAGCGTGATGCCTGGGGCGGCGCGCTCCAGCCAGATGATGGCCGTGGAAACCCTGTCCATGGCCCGCGCCGAACAGGCGGCGGCGGCGGCCCGTGTGCAGGGCTTGGAGACGGCGCGGGCGGAGGCCGCCCAGCTCGCCGCTGCGGCGACCGCCCAGCGTGCCGAGGCGGCGGCCCGGTACGAAATGGCGCAGGGCATCGTCACCGCCACGGGACGGCGACAGGTCGCGGCGAAGGCACTGTCGGAACAGAACACCGCCACCGCCGCCATGATCGCTCACACCCGGCAGCTCCGTGCTGTCGAAGGCGAACTGGCGGTCGCCACCGCCGCGAAGACGGCGGCGGACGAGCGGGCGGCCCTGGCAACGGTCGCGCATGATGTGGCGATGCAGAAGGCGTCCCTGTCCGCCCGTGTGAGCGCTGCCGCCATGGCCACATTGAATGGGGCTCTGGACCTTGTCGGCGGTCCGGTGGGGGCCGCGATTCTCGGCTTGGCCGGAGCCATCGCCTTCGTCGCCACCCGCTCGACGGAGGCGGAGCGCGCAACGGAAGCGTTCACCGCGGCGCAAGAGGCCGCCCGGAACGCGATGCAGGAATCGTCCACGGACGTGGACGCGCTTGCCCGTGGCTATGAGCGCCTGTCCGACAGCATGAAGACCGTCACCGGCCTGAAGCTAGAGGAGGCGTTGCAGAAGCAGCGTGACGCCATCGCCGCACTCCGGCGGGCCGCGCAGCAGGATGTGGTCGTGTCCGGGGCCTCGCCCTTCGCCATCGTGGAAGGCAACCACGGGTCGGACAACCTGACGGAGGTGCGCGCCTTCGAGCGGATGGGGCTGGCCGCGCAGCAGGTGGACCGCCTGCGCGCGGCTTTCGAGGCGTTCCGGACGGCGGCGAAGGACGATCCTCAGGCCATCGCGTCCCTGGTGCAGACGCTCGATTCCATCGGGCGGGAGGCTGGTGCGGCCGGTGGCCCGCTGCTCGACCTCGCGCGGAAACTGGCCGACCCCGCCACGAAGGCCGGGGAGGCGGCGCAGGCTGCGAAGGAGCTGGAGGCGCGTCTTGCCCTGCTGAAGAACCCGGCGGACGCGGCGGCGCGGGCGGTGCTGGACGCGGGCAGGAACGCTGCGTCCGCGTCCACCGGCTTCAACCAGATGGCCGGCGCGGTCGATGCCGCGGTGTCGAAGGTCGCTGACCTGTCGGCCAAGGCGAAGCTGCTGGCCCTGCCCGCCGGCTTCGCCCGGCGCGTGGCCGAAATCGTCGGGCCGGAACCGGAGGTCAAGACGCCCGTGGTGACGGGCTTGCAGGACCGCCGCACCAACTCCAGCGACACCGCCTATCAGCAGCACCAGACGGCAACGGCGGTTGTCGGGATCGGTCTTGCCCGGACCTCGACTGCCGAACTGAAGGAGAGGACGGCGGAGGAACAGCGCCGGGCCACCGCGAACCGCCTGCTGGCCGGCGCCCTGACCGACACGGCCAAGGCCGAAGCGCAGAACCGTGTCGAGCTGTCGAAAGCCGCGCTGGAATATCCTGGCCTGGGGGCCGAGACGGCCAAGACGATTCTGACCACGAAGGATTTCGGGGCGACGCTGGCGACGCTGCCGCCGGAACTGCAAGCCCTGTGGACGCAGATGGGGGCCAGCTCCACGGCGCAGCTCTCCGGTGAGTTTGCCCAGCTCGTCGCGCAAACCAATCTGGAGACGGCCTCCACGATCCGGCTGGCCGACGCCTATGGGCAGGGCGCCGCAGCCGTCGAGGCGGCGAACCGGCAGATCGAAATCGAAACCCGGCTGCTGAAGCTGGGGGAGGGTGCGCGTGGGCAAGTGACGGCGATGGTCAACGCCGAAGCCGACGCCCGGCAGCGCTTGGACATGGCGAAGTGGGTGGCCGAAACCGACGCGCAGATGGCCGCCGCCCGCCGGCTGGCCGATGCCGAAGCGAAGGGCGGCGAAGCCGTCGCCGAAGCCAACATCCAGAACAAGATCGCGGAGGATCTGGCCCGCCAACGGATCGGCACCGGGACGAAGGAAGCCGGTGTCATCGAGGCGAAGATTCGCGCGCTGGAGGGGGAGAACCGGGCGCGGCGGGCCGCCGCCGAACTGCGGTCGGCGGACGACGATCTGTCCTATGCGCGGGCCGAACTGGCGCTGATGGGGCAGACGGAACAGGCCCGCGACCGCGCCCTGGTCAGCCTGCGCAATCAACAGCAGGCCGCCCGGCTGGCCGGTGAGATCGGGGTGGAGGCCGCCCAGCGGTGGCTTGCGACGCAAGAGCAGATCGCGGACACCCACGCGCTGAAGGCGTATGCCGACGCGGTACGGCAGACCGCCGACACCATCGCGACCGATTGGGCGGAAACGCTCTTCGACGCGATGACGTTGCAGGACAAGTCCACCAGCATCCTCGACGCGATCAAGGCCCTGTTGCGCCGGATCGCGCTGGAGTTCCTGAAAACTCGGATCGTCCTGCCGGTCGTGACCCAAGTGGTTGGGTCGGCGTCCGGCCTGTTCGGCATCTCCGCCCCGGCGACCGGCGCCGGGACTTCCGGCCTGCTGGGGCAGGCCGGCAACGCCGGGATGAACTGGGCAAGCGGCAAGGCGCTGTCCTGGGCTGGTGATCAGATCGGGGTGGGCAGCCTCTACAACGGAGCGCTGAATTGGGCCGGTGGCGCGCTGGGGCTTGGCACGTCGTCGGCAGCCGTCACCGGGGCCGCCGACCTTACCGCCGTTGCTGCCGGCGATGCAGTCATGGCCGCCTGGGGCGGGGGCGGCACGACCGCTGCCATGGAAGGGGCCGGCGCTGCCGCGCAGACCATGGCGGTGGGGGCCGGCGATGCGGCCATGGCCTCCGGTGGCGGTCTAACCTCCGCGGGGTCCGCTCTGGGCGGCTATCTGGGCGCTGCTGGAGCCGGTGCGGCGGGCGGCTACCTGGGCGGCCTTCTGGGCACCGCCACCAACTCGAAGGCCGTTGGCGGAGTGTCGGGCGCGGCGCTCGGGGCCGGTGCATCGGCTCTCGCGGCCTACATGGGCCTTGGCGCGATGGGTGGGCCGGTGGGGCTTGCCATCGGTGCCGTGGTGGGCGGCATCATGGGGATGCTGGGCACCCAAAAGGCCAGCGTCGGGCCGAACAGCCGGGCGAATCTCACGCTGGACGGCGGTGTCTGGAAAACGGGGGACGCCGCTGCGGACAATGGCGGTGATCTGGCGAAGACGCGCGGGGTCACGGACGCCATCGCGGCGTCGCTTAACGCCCTCATGTCGGCGGTGGGGATCAAGAACGCCACGCTCATGGAGAATGTGGCCGCTATCTCGCTGATGGAGAAGGATGGCCGCTTCACCACGGAGATGCGCGGCAAGAAGAAGGATTTCTCGGATCAGGCGTCCGCGCTGACGAGCCTGTTTTCCGACGTTCTCCAGATGGTCATGGAGGACGGGGCAACCGAGTTCGCGAACAAAGACAACAAGGTCATAGCGGAGAATGTTCGGGCCGCGCTGAACGCTTCCATCGGCAAGCCGGTGGAAGAAGTCATCAGCAACCTGACCTTTGCCGCCACCGATTTCGCCCATGCCTATGACAGCGTCGGCAAGGCGGCGGGTGACCAGTTCAGCGAGCAACTGACCACCCTCTCTGTGGGGTTCCAGGAAGCGCGCGACCGGGCCGCCAAGCTGGGGCTGACCACCACCGGCATGTCGGACTCCTTCGAGAAGGCCACCAACCGCATGATCGATGCGGCCAGCCGGGCGCTGAAGGGGCTGCCGGTGGACGCGATCAACGCGGCGATGGAGTCGTGGCGCAAGAACGCCGTCGCCTTGATGGGGGCCGGGCTGGACCCCGCGCCGGCCATGCGGCTGCTGGGGCAGCAGCTCGAATCGATCCTTGTGAGTGCCGGGGCCGGTATCGACGGCTTGCAGAAGCTGATCGAGACCGCCGCGATTCTGCGCGACATGGGCGAAGACACGGGCGCGCTGTGGGCGACCACGCGCGCCGAACAGGTCAGGGCGGCGGTCAACCAAGACCTGTCCATGCGCGAGCTGGCGGCAAAGGTCGCGCTGGGGCAGGCGTCGCAGGCCGCCTACGACATGGCGGAACTGGAAATCCGCCAGCGGCAGGAACTGGCCGACGTGACCGACGCCGCGGTGCGGGCGCGGCTGATCGAAGTGCAGGCGACCGAAAAGGCGGCGGCGGTCGCGAAGGCGGCGGCGCAGGCGACTGCCGAGCTGACGGCAAAGCAGCAGGCCCTGATATCGGCGGGCGGCGACACCCGGAAGTGGCTGGACCAGCGGGCCGGCACCGCCAGCACCTCCGTATCCCCGGAAGAGGCGTTGCAGGCCGCGCAGGCTCAATTCGCGCGCGACCTGTCGCTGGCCCGCGGCGGCGACGCCGACGCCTCCCGCCGGATCACCGACACCGCCGACCGCCTGCTGGCCGCCACCGATGCCGTGCACGCCTCCGGAGCTGAATATCAGGCGATGGAACGGTGGGTGACCTCCAGCATCGCGGGCCTGCCGGCGACCGTCAGCTATGACCAACAGATTCTGGCTGCTCTGCGCGAGCTGGGCGGCTCCGTCAATGTGCAGGTGGAGCTGACGACGGTCAGGACGATCACCGAAAGCCTGAACGCCCTGTCGGAGGAAGAGCGGAATCGCCTGACGCAGACGGCGGTCATCCTGCGCACGGTTGAGGAGCGATTGGGGCAGCTTCTGTCCCCCGCCGACCTTGCGCGGCTGGTGGATGCCGAGTTGGTCACCCGTGACGTGCAACAGGTGCTGGGGCGGGACCTGTCGTCGGTGGAGCGTGACGCCCTGGTGGCGGGCGGTGCGGTCATCCGTTCGGTGGAGCAGGCCATAGGCCGCGCCCTGACGGCGGCGGAGGTGGCGACGCTCATCCAGGGCGGCACGGTGGATCGAACCATCGTGCAGGCCATGGGCCGTACCCTGACCACAGCCGAGACCGCCGCCCTGGTGCAGTCCGGCGAGGTCATCCGCAGCATCAGCCAGTTTCTGGGCCGGGACCTTTCCTTCAGCGAGGCCGACGCCCTTGTGGTCGGGGGTGCTGTTGTCCGCACGGTCGGGCAGTATCTGGGGCGCGACCTGACGGTGGAGGAGCGGGCCGGGCTGGTGGCGGCAGCCCGCGTGATCCGCACCGTCGAGCAGCAGCTTGGCCGCCCTCTGACCGATGCCGAACAGGCGGCCATCATCCTGCCGGCTTCGGTGACGCGCACCATCGGCCAGACGGTGACCCCGGCGACGGGCTCCACCCTGATCACCTCCGGCACGGAAACCAAGACGGTCAAGCAAAGCGTCGAGACGACGGAGACTGTCCAAATCTCGCGCAGCATGGACGACAAGCTGTCGGGCATCCTGACCGCGATCAAGGTCGCGACGGAGGCGAGCAGCAAGCTGCTGGAGTCGGTCCGGTCGTTGGTTGAGCGGGCGGTGGATGGCGATGGCCTCATGGTCAGGACCCGGCCCACCAGCGACCCACGGAGCTGGGTGGCCTTCGAACAGGGCGGCGTCATCCCCGGATACGCGGGCGGTGGAACGGTCGCCAACGGTGTCCGCGGAAAAGACAGCGTGCTGGCGCGCTACCCGGACGGGCGCCCCATCTGGCTGGCCGGTGGGGAGTTCGTCACGCCGGAACCGGCGGTCACCCCTGAGACGTATCCGGTGCTGGAGTACATCCGGCAACACCATGCCCTGCCGCCTCCGGCGTCCGGCTATGAGGCCGGGGGTATCGTCGCGCCACCGCGGGGGTTCGCCGACCTCGATTCCCGCGTGCCGGTGCCGCGCAGGCTGATCGAGGCGCCGGCTGCCGTGGCGGCCCGCCTGGATGTGCAGCCGGTGGTCGGTGCCATCAACGCCCTGACCGTGGTGGTGGGGCGGCTGCGCGAAGACGTGGTGGACCTGGGGCGGGCGGATCACGAGCAGCGGGCCGCGCTGTCGGGGGCCGTGGACCGCCGTCTGGTGGCGATGGCGGATGTGCTGGACACCGTGGCGCGTCGGGTCGGAGGACGATGA